A region of Streptomyces sp. NBC_01264 DNA encodes the following proteins:
- a CDS encoding YihY/virulence factor BrkB family protein: MGTARRVPQSHDVRGEELSADEAWTALRRYGGWSLARDSFVRFRYADGFSHARALALQTVLSIVPLAIAAIGLSGVLHTEDVGRVAELTIRGLTSGPGQDVVEDALSESRRHAGDGGQAALWLGLLFSLANVTTALCQVERGANRIYGNERDRPFLAKYGRGLVMAALAGLPLGLSFILTVLGTHLTRALAEVYRLPPDTVRAWELLRWPLGILLAVLATSAIFRLSPRRRQPGYTWLAFGAVVHLVLWNLATWALSLYIGESSSFTSVYGPLSAIVSLLLWSYLTSMALFLGLSFAAQLEAVRAGVREPVLKDPGV, translated from the coding sequence ATGGGCACCGCCAGACGGGTACCGCAAAGCCACGACGTGAGAGGCGAGGAGCTCTCCGCCGACGAGGCGTGGACCGCACTGCGCCGCTACGGAGGCTGGAGCCTGGCGCGCGACTCCTTCGTGCGCTTCCGCTACGCCGACGGCTTCAGCCACGCCCGTGCGCTCGCCCTGCAGACCGTCCTGTCGATCGTCCCGCTGGCCATCGCCGCCATCGGCCTGTCCGGGGTGCTGCACACCGAGGACGTGGGCAGGGTCGCCGAGCTGACCATCCGCGGGCTCACCAGCGGCCCGGGCCAGGACGTCGTGGAGGACGCGCTCAGCGAGAGCCGACGCCACGCGGGCGACGGCGGCCAGGCCGCGCTGTGGCTGGGCCTGCTGTTCTCCCTGGCCAACGTCACCACCGCCCTCTGCCAGGTCGAACGGGGCGCCAACCGCATCTACGGCAACGAGCGGGACCGGCCCTTCCTCGCCAAGTACGGCCGGGGCCTGGTGATGGCGGCCCTCGCGGGCCTCCCGCTGGGACTCAGCTTCATCCTCACCGTGCTGGGCACCCACCTGACCCGTGCCCTGGCCGAGGTGTACCGGCTTCCTCCCGACACCGTGCGGGCCTGGGAACTCCTGCGCTGGCCGCTGGGCATCCTGCTCGCCGTCCTCGCCACCAGCGCGATCTTCCGCCTCTCCCCGCGCCGCCGGCAGCCCGGCTACACCTGGCTGGCCTTCGGGGCCGTCGTCCACCTGGTGCTGTGGAACCTCGCGACCTGGGCGCTGAGCCTCTACATCGGCGAGAGCAGCTCCTTCACCAGCGTCTACGGGCCCCTGAGCGCCATCGTGTCCCTGCTGCTCTGGTCCTACCTCACCTCGATGGCCCTCTTCCTCGGCCTGTCCTTCGCCGCCCAGCTGGAAGCCGTACGGGCGGGGGTGAGGGAGCCGGTCCTGAAGGACCCCGGGGTCTGA
- a CDS encoding diacylglycerol kinase family protein: MKRSCGSSARGVGPLLLLPVQAALMVGLGRLVTGPAAGHWPLSAEASVGRDLAEGRDPVTSAVTALFSGLAGTQAVIGVTLVCVVALLVLPRVALRGEALFLGVSVAAQSAVFVVVTALVDRPRPAVPHEDAAPPTSSFPSGHVGASLALYGGLAVIAALRTRGPWRHAVTGALLLIPPAVGLSRMYRGMHYPSDVAGGLLNGALTLLITGFALLYGRRPDAEPDGTERSDREVPAPRAAGGPVLVVRHPHACPDELADRLAAVLREHGHRDPRWILTSAELPCGTLAQELRTVRPALVVVCGGDGTLRACAEILAGTRIPLAVAPCGTGNLLARNLGLPMDPAAALAESLSGESFAIDVGRVRGDGLEPTRFTVMAGAGFDAAMVRDASPRLKSRMGWAAYVLSALRHLRDPGVRLTVRVDGGRRLRRRARMVVIGNVGTLQGGLPLLPAARPDSGRLEVVLFDPRGPAGWLTAAGYLAARLLRRRPPAAAGPAARDGRSEAGGALEYFSATRIDVRCAVPQPRELDGDAVGDGVRLTAEIEPGALRVYLPRAPGAPQAPLADQLPAALPGTPS, from the coding sequence ATGAAGCGAAGCTGCGGTTCCTCCGCGCGCGGTGTCGGACCGCTCCTGCTCCTGCCCGTCCAGGCGGCCCTGATGGTCGGGCTGGGACGGCTGGTCACCGGACCCGCGGCCGGGCACTGGCCGCTGTCGGCGGAGGCCTCGGTCGGCAGGGACCTGGCCGAGGGCCGGGATCCGGTCACGTCCGCGGTTACGGCGCTGTTCTCCGGGCTCGCCGGCACCCAGGCCGTCATCGGCGTGACGCTGGTCTGCGTCGTCGCCCTGCTCGTCCTCCCGCGCGTCGCACTGCGTGGCGAGGCGCTCTTCCTCGGCGTCTCGGTGGCCGCGCAGTCGGCGGTGTTCGTGGTGGTGACGGCCCTCGTGGACCGCCCGCGGCCCGCGGTTCCCCACGAGGACGCCGCGCCGCCCACGTCGAGCTTCCCCTCCGGGCACGTAGGCGCTTCCCTCGCGCTCTACGGGGGACTGGCCGTCATCGCCGCGCTGCGAACGCGCGGCCCGTGGCGCCACGCGGTGACGGGCGCCCTGCTGCTGATCCCGCCGGCCGTCGGACTGTCGCGGATGTACCGCGGCATGCACTACCCCAGCGATGTGGCGGGCGGCCTCCTCAACGGCGCGCTGACCCTGCTGATCACCGGGTTCGCGTTGCTGTACGGGCGACGGCCCGACGCGGAGCCCGACGGAACGGAGCGATCCGACCGGGAGGTGCCCGCCCCGCGCGCCGCCGGTGGCCCGGTCCTCGTCGTGCGCCACCCGCACGCCTGCCCGGACGAGCTCGCGGACCGGCTGGCCGCCGTCCTGCGCGAGCACGGCCACCGGGACCCCCGATGGATCCTGACCTCCGCCGAACTCCCCTGCGGCACCCTGGCGCAGGAGCTCCGCACCGTCCGCCCCGCCCTCGTGGTGGTCTGCGGAGGCGACGGCACCCTGCGCGCCTGCGCCGAGATCCTGGCGGGCACGCGGATCCCGCTGGCCGTCGCGCCCTGCGGCACCGGAAACCTCCTCGCGCGCAACCTCGGCCTCCCGATGGATCCGGCCGCCGCCCTGGCCGAGTCCCTGTCCGGCGAGAGCTTCGCCATCGACGTGGGCCGGGTCCGGGGCGACGGGCTCGAGCCGACGCGGTTCACCGTCATGGCCGGCGCCGGATTCGACGCCGCGATGGTCCGGGACGCCTCCCCGCGGCTCAAGTCACGGATGGGCTGGGCCGCGTACGTCCTGTCGGCCCTGCGGCACCTGCGCGATCCCGGCGTCCGCCTCACGGTCCGCGTCGACGGGGGCCGCCGGCTGCGGCGCCGGGCCCGCATGGTCGTCATCGGAAACGTCGGCACCCTGCAGGGCGGCCTGCCGCTCCTGCCGGCGGCGAGACCGGACAGCGGACGCCTGGAAGTGGTGCTCTTCGACCCGCGCGGCCCCGCCGGATGGCTCACCGCGGCCGGGTACCTGGCGGCCCGCCTGCTGCGCCGCCGCCCGCCGGCAGCTGCCGGCCCGGCCGCCCGGGACGGGCGCAGCGAGGCCGGGGGAGCGCTGGAGTACTTCAGCGCCACCCGGATCGACGTCCGCTGCGCGGTTCCGCAGCCGCGCGAACTCGACGGTGACGCCGTGGGCGACGGTGTCCGCCTCACCGCCGAGATCGAACCGGGAGCCCTGCGGGTGTACCTGCCCCGCGCGCCCGGGGCGCCGCAGGCCCCACTCGCCGACCAGCTTCCGGCGGCGCTCCCCGGCACACCGTCCTGA
- a CDS encoding NAD(P)-dependent oxidoreductase, translated as MRDRRKGSTAMSTVALLGTGIMGTGMARNLLRSGLEVRVWNRTREKAAALAADGAVVADSPAEAVAGADVVITMLADGAAVARAMAAAVEGLSAGQVWAQMGTVGVASLRELAGFAEEHGLVFVDAPVQGTRQPAEAGTLVVLVGGPADPRLDPVFAAVGSKVLRVGEEPGAATRLKLATVGYAITVTAAIGEALALAEGLGVDPDLFARAVTGGPMDNPYLQAKMRAVLDRDFTPSFTVRGAEKDTGLIAEAAESAGVSVDLAVAARARFHRADALGHGDEDMAAGYFAGFPDQP; from the coding sequence CTGAGGGATCGTCGGAAGGGGAGTACCGCCATGAGCACCGTCGCGCTGCTGGGGACCGGAATCATGGGAACGGGGATGGCCCGGAACCTGCTGCGGTCCGGGCTGGAGGTCCGGGTCTGGAACCGGACCCGGGAGAAGGCGGCCGCGCTCGCCGCCGACGGCGCCGTGGTCGCCGACAGCCCGGCCGAGGCGGTGGCCGGGGCGGACGTGGTGATCACCATGCTGGCCGACGGTGCGGCGGTGGCCCGGGCCATGGCCGCCGCCGTGGAGGGTCTGAGCGCGGGTCAGGTGTGGGCGCAGATGGGCACGGTCGGCGTGGCCTCCCTCAGGGAACTGGCGGGCTTCGCGGAGGAACACGGGCTGGTCTTCGTGGACGCCCCGGTGCAGGGCACCCGGCAGCCCGCCGAGGCGGGGACCCTGGTGGTGCTGGTCGGCGGTCCGGCCGACCCGAGGCTGGATCCCGTGTTCGCCGCCGTCGGGAGCAAGGTGCTGCGGGTCGGGGAGGAGCCGGGGGCCGCGACCCGGCTGAAGCTGGCCACCGTCGGGTACGCGATCACCGTGACGGCGGCGATCGGCGAGGCCCTGGCGCTGGCCGAGGGGCTCGGGGTGGACCCGGACCTGTTCGCGCGGGCCGTGACCGGCGGCCCGATGGACAATCCGTACCTCCAGGCGAAGATGCGGGCCGTACTGGACCGGGACTTCACGCCGAGTTTCACGGTGCGCGGCGCCGAGAAGGACACCGGCCTGATCGCCGAGGCCGCGGAGTCGGCCGGGGTGTCGGTGGACCTGGCCGTCGCCGCGCGGGCGCGTTTCCACCGCGCCGACGCCCTGGGCCACGGCGACGAGGACATGGCGGCCGGCTACTTCGCGGGCTTCCCCGACCAGCCCTGA
- a CDS encoding VOC family protein, with protein sequence MARDLPSAQRFYGAVLGWEFRPTHLGDGVLVAFRDGAPVAGIGTLTEGLGLPAVWTPYFAVEDADATAARIRERGATMAVGPLAFGTGRAALAADPAGAVFGFWHGEAVPDWSMGRGSAPAWLELRTRDAFAAAIFYGEVLDWDSRRPGSCTVSYEHDRVVLRHGHDTVAHISGGALEEAPDPAVRPRWHLHFHVPDLETAIDAATGLGGRAASPVRTSTTSRSMVLFDPEGALFTVVAPQGT encoded by the coding sequence CTGGCCCGGGATCTCCCTTCCGCCCAGAGGTTCTACGGTGCCGTGCTCGGCTGGGAATTCCGTCCCACCCATCTCGGCGACGGAGTCCTCGTCGCCTTCCGCGACGGGGCCCCCGTAGCGGGCATCGGCACACTCACCGAGGGTCTGGGCCTGCCCGCGGTCTGGACGCCGTACTTCGCTGTGGAGGACGCCGACGCGACGGCCGCACGGATCCGTGAGCGCGGCGCGACCATGGCGGTCGGCCCCCTGGCCTTCGGCACCGGACGGGCCGCGCTGGCAGCGGACCCCGCGGGGGCCGTCTTCGGTTTCTGGCACGGCGAGGCCGTCCCCGACTGGTCGATGGGCCGCGGAAGCGCCCCGGCCTGGCTGGAACTGCGGACCCGGGACGCGTTCGCCGCCGCCATCTTCTACGGGGAGGTGCTCGACTGGGACAGCCGGCGACCCGGCAGCTGCACGGTCTCCTACGAACACGACCGCGTCGTCCTGCGCCACGGCCACGACACCGTCGCCCACATCAGCGGCGGCGCGCTCGAAGAAGCCCCGGACCCCGCGGTACGCCCCCGCTGGCATCTCCATTTCCACGTGCCCGACCTCGAGACCGCGATCGATGCCGCCACCGGCCTCGGCGGCAGGGCCGCCTCTCCGGTGCGGACGTCCACCACGAGCAGGTCGATGGTCCTCTTCGATCCCGAGGGGGCGCTGTTCACGGTGGTGGCCCCTCAGGGCACGTAG
- a CDS encoding glutamate--cysteine ligase, translated as MRSVGVEEELLLVDARSGETLALSGAVLAAADRSVERQPEGDEPQGHTFEKELQEEQLEFATAPVTEMGELLEEITRWRAEAARHAASAGALVAALGTSPLPVRPSLSTGKRYAWVGEQFGLTAQEQLTCGCHVHVSVESDEEGVAVLDRIRPWLPVLTAMSANSPFWQGEDSGYASYRSRVWNRLPSAGPTDLFGSADRYHEQVRAMLGTGVLRDKGMVYFDARLSAAYPTVEVRVADVCLEASTPVLLAALVRGLVETAARAWRDGQPPARIGTGLLRLAAWRAGRSGLDGPLIDPRTMRETSPAVAVEALHAHVREALTDHGDEERVREGIARLLEHGNGARVQRALLRTEGTLGAVATRCAEITAGARGRA; from the coding sequence ATGCGAAGCGTAGGCGTGGAAGAAGAGCTGTTGCTGGTGGACGCCCGCAGCGGTGAGACGCTGGCCCTGTCGGGAGCCGTGCTGGCGGCCGCGGACCGGTCCGTCGAACGGCAGCCGGAGGGCGACGAGCCGCAGGGGCACACCTTCGAGAAGGAACTGCAGGAGGAGCAGCTGGAGTTCGCCACCGCCCCGGTGACCGAGATGGGCGAGCTCCTGGAGGAGATCACCCGCTGGCGGGCGGAAGCCGCCCGGCACGCCGCGTCCGCCGGGGCGCTGGTCGCCGCCCTCGGCACCTCCCCGCTGCCGGTCCGGCCCTCCTTGAGCACGGGCAAGCGGTACGCATGGGTCGGCGAGCAGTTCGGCCTGACCGCGCAGGAGCAGCTGACCTGCGGCTGCCACGTCCACGTGTCGGTCGAGTCGGACGAGGAGGGCGTCGCCGTCCTGGACCGGATCCGCCCCTGGCTGCCCGTACTCACCGCGATGAGTGCGAACTCTCCGTTCTGGCAGGGTGAGGACAGCGGGTACGCCAGCTACCGCAGCCGGGTCTGGAACCGGCTGCCGTCGGCCGGGCCCACGGACCTCTTCGGGTCCGCCGACCGCTACCACGAGCAAGTGCGCGCCATGCTCGGCACCGGCGTGCTGCGCGACAAGGGGATGGTCTACTTCGATGCCCGGCTGTCCGCCGCCTACCCGACGGTGGAGGTCAGGGTCGCGGACGTCTGCCTGGAGGCGTCGACGCCGGTCCTCCTGGCGGCCCTGGTGCGCGGACTGGTCGAGACCGCCGCGCGCGCCTGGCGGGACGGACAGCCGCCGGCCAGGATCGGTACGGGCCTGCTACGGCTGGCGGCCTGGCGCGCCGGCCGCTCCGGGCTGGACGGCCCGCTCATCGATCCCCGGACGATGCGCGAGACGTCGCCCGCCGTGGCCGTCGAGGCGCTCCACGCCCACGTACGCGAAGCCCTGACCGACCACGGCGACGAGGAACGCGTCCGGGAGGGCATCGCCCGCCTCCTGGAGCACGGCAACGGTGCGCGCGTCCAGCGGGCGCTGCTCCGTACGGAGGGCACCCTCGGCGCCGTTGCCACCCGCTGCGCGGAGATCACCGCGGGAGCCCGCGGCCGAGCCTGA
- a CDS encoding phosphatase PAP2 family protein, with product MARRTEGARRVRHHPRGPLRSLLARHAGPDATFGARLLLAAAATALAAVPFALALVLVESRWAPLHRLDQGAAERLHADALAHPDRVGLLRVLSDRVWDPVTLRLLVAVLVAWLVSRGAWRLAAWAGVTAVAGGLIGLLAKSAVERARPHLPDPVAHAPGFSFPSGHAMTATTSCAVLLLALLPMIPRAWRPLPWAVALVTVVGVGYTRVALGVHWVSDVVGGWLLGLAVVAATAPAFEAWRSDTGRRRSAVAEGLEPELPGPDPEAPGKVCAPTVWAPGDRP from the coding sequence ATGGCACGGCGCACGGAAGGCGCTCGACGCGTCCGGCATCATCCGCGAGGTCCGCTACGGAGCCTGCTCGCGCGGCACGCCGGCCCCGACGCCACCTTCGGCGCGAGACTGCTGCTCGCCGCGGCCGCGACGGCCCTGGCAGCCGTACCCTTCGCCCTCGCCCTGGTACTGGTGGAGTCCCGGTGGGCGCCACTGCACCGCCTGGACCAGGGAGCGGCCGAACGCCTCCACGCCGACGCGCTCGCCCACCCGGACCGGGTCGGCCTCCTGCGCGTGCTCTCGGACCGGGTGTGGGACCCGGTCACCCTGCGGCTGCTGGTCGCCGTACTCGTGGCCTGGCTCGTGAGCCGGGGCGCCTGGCGGCTGGCGGCCTGGGCCGGGGTCACGGCGGTCGCGGGCGGCCTGATCGGGCTGCTGGCCAAGAGCGCGGTGGAACGTGCGCGACCGCATCTGCCCGACCCCGTCGCCCATGCGCCCGGCTTCTCCTTCCCCTCCGGCCACGCGATGACGGCCACCACCTCCTGTGCCGTCCTGCTGCTGGCATTGCTGCCGATGATTCCGCGCGCCTGGCGTCCACTGCCCTGGGCCGTCGCGCTGGTCACCGTGGTGGGCGTCGGATACACGCGGGTCGCGCTCGGGGTCCACTGGGTCAGCGACGTCGTGGGCGGCTGGCTGCTGGGCCTCGCAGTGGTCGCCGCGACGGCGCCGGCCTTCGAGGCCTGGCGGTCCGACACCGGACGGCGCCGCAGCGCGGTGGCCGAAGGCCTGGAGCCGGAACTCCCCGGACCCGACCCCGAAGCGCCCGGAAAAGTCTGCGCTCCGACCGTTTGGGCTCCCGGAGACCGGCCATAA